A genomic region of Candidatus Methylomirabilota bacterium contains the following coding sequences:
- a CDS encoding DUF433 domain-containing protein encodes MEDTLIHGYRLLVTNPDRLGGKATIAGTRFSVSFILACLAEGMSYEDIVREYSEFPRESIAEVLRFAAEVTDRHDVAA; translated from the coding sequence GGATATCGCTTACTGGTGACGAATCCGGATCGACTGGGCGGCAAGGCGACGATCGCGGGCACTCGTTTTTCGGTGTCGTTCATCCTGGCCTGCCTGGCCGAGGGTATGTCGTACGAGGACATCGTCCGGGAGTACTCGGAGTTTCCCCGCGAGAGCATCGCAGAGGTACTCCGCTTCGCGGCTGAGGTCACCGACCGGCACGATGTGGCTGCTTGA